The following coding sequences lie in one Pelobacter seleniigenes DSM 18267 genomic window:
- a CDS encoding ABC transporter ATP-binding protein produces MPPLIRIEHVKKIYNAHKPDEFCALDDISLQIEAGEVAVFKGPSGSGKTTLLSLIGCMSRPTEGRIRIGEKDVVKLSERFLARTRQQTFGFIFQQFNLLRDVSVLENVLMPLYPQQVPISAMKNRGLELLKQLDMENKQQAKIRQLSGGEQQRVAIARALINDPDIIIADEPTAHLDSQLSADLIEILTTIHQSGRTILIATHDPQLFNHSLISSAFSMHSGRLMEDC; encoded by the coding sequence TTGCCACCTTTGATCCGAATAGAACATGTCAAAAAAATCTACAATGCGCACAAGCCGGATGAATTTTGCGCCCTGGACGATATTTCCCTGCAGATCGAAGCTGGAGAGGTTGCCGTCTTCAAGGGTCCGAGCGGTTCGGGTAAAACCACCTTGCTGAGTCTGATCGGCTGTATGTCACGGCCGACCGAGGGACGGATCAGGATCGGCGAGAAGGATGTGGTCAAACTCTCCGAACGGTTTCTGGCCCGGACCCGTCAACAGACCTTCGGTTTCATTTTTCAGCAATTCAACCTGCTACGCGATGTTTCTGTCCTGGAAAACGTTCTGATGCCTCTCTATCCGCAACAGGTCCCCATCAGCGCCATGAAAAACCGTGGCCTTGAACTGTTAAAACAACTGGATATGGAAAATAAGCAACAGGCAAAAATCCGCCAGTTATCCGGCGGAGAGCAACAGCGGGTGGCCATTGCCCGGGCGCTGATCAATGACCCGGACATCATCATTGCGGATGAGCCCACCGCACATCTTGACAGTCAACTATCTGCCGACCTGATAGAGATACTGACCACTATCCACCAAAGCGGCAGAACGATCCTGATTGCAACCCACGATCCACAGTTGTTCAACCACTCCCTGATCAGCAGTGCGTTCTCCATGCACAGCGGCAGGCTGATGGAGGACTGTTGA